In a single window of the Olivibacter sp. SDN3 genome:
- a CDS encoding YceI family protein, producing the protein MSIIWKVDPIHSAVQFKVKHLVISTVRGSFNQFDGTIVSEGEGFEGAKVTFSVDVSSIDTNMGDRDEHLRSPDFFDAEKYPELVFHSTSFEKNEIGDYLLTGHLSVKGVTEEVEFDVIFGGTAKDGYGNFKAGFEATTAISRKAFGLTWNDVTEAGSVVVADEVEILLSLQFIKQ; encoded by the coding sequence ATGTCGATCATTTGGAAAGTAGATCCGATACATTCAGCAGTCCAGTTTAAAGTGAAGCATCTAGTTATTTCAACTGTTAGAGGGAGTTTTAACCAGTTTGATGGAACTATTGTGTCAGAAGGAGAAGGTTTTGAAGGGGCTAAGGTGACCTTTTCTGTAGACGTATCAAGCATAGATACCAACATGGGTGATCGTGATGAACATCTCCGATCCCCAGATTTTTTTGATGCGGAAAAATACCCCGAGTTGGTCTTTCATTCAACCTCGTTTGAAAAAAATGAAATTGGTGACTACCTGTTAACAGGACATCTTTCTGTAAAAGGAGTTACGGAGGAGGTTGAGTTTGATGTCATATTCGGAGGTACCGCAAAAGATGGTTATGGTAATTTTAAAGCCGGATTCGAAGCTACAACAGCGATTAGCCGCAAAGCTTTTGGGTTAACGTGGAATGATGTTACAGAAGCCGGTTCTGTTGTGGTGGCGGATGAAGTTGAGATTCTTTTAAGTTTACAGTTTATAAAACAGTAA
- a CDS encoding DUF3098 domain-containing protein, whose amino-acid sequence MAKERKKTVQTKQSPTFVFGKLNYQLMVLSMAIVVLGFILMAGKTDIYSFTKITLAPIVVVAGFALGIVAILKNPNKQDNNSNNS is encoded by the coding sequence ATGGCTAAAGAAAGAAAAAAGACTGTCCAAACAAAACAAAGCCCAACTTTTGTGTTTGGCAAGTTAAATTACCAATTGATGGTATTAAGTATGGCAATAGTTGTTCTGGGATTTATATTAATGGCAGGAAAAACTGATATCTATAGTTTTACAAAAATAACTTTGGCACCAATAGTTGTTGTTGCCGGGTTTGCATTGGGTATTGTTGCTATTTTAAAAAACCCTAACAAACAAGATAATAATTCTAATAATTCGTAA
- a CDS encoding bifunctional riboflavin kinase/FAD synthetase, producing MKIYRNIEDFIPLDNAVVTIGTFDGVHIGHQKIISSLSDYAKKIRGQTVLLTFFPHPRMILHPDDDSLRLINTIEEKADRLADCGIDHLIITPFTRDFSNQSAEEYIREVLVSKIGTKRIIIGYDHHFGKDRKGSLVDLLKYAEQYHYTVQEIPEQDINDVAVSSTKIREALIIGAIATANKYLGYPFHITGKVVKGQQLGRTIGFPTANIEVAETYKLIPAYGIYAVEANVLEQEEMTTGDYKPAVKGPLLKGMGYIGTRPTVRGVNRSIEINFFDLNEDLYGKTLRIKFLHFVRHDHRFDNVEQMTQQLAEDEKKIRMLLS from the coding sequence ATGAAAATATATAGAAACATTGAAGATTTCATACCTTTAGATAATGCGGTTGTTACTATTGGTACATTTGATGGTGTACATATTGGTCATCAGAAAATTATCAGCAGCTTAAGTGATTACGCAAAGAAAATCAGAGGCCAAACTGTATTACTAACCTTTTTTCCGCACCCAAGAATGATTCTGCATCCAGATGACGATAGTTTAAGGCTCATCAATACCATCGAAGAAAAGGCTGATAGACTGGCCGACTGCGGTATAGATCATTTAATCATAACACCATTTACTCGAGATTTCTCCAACCAATCTGCGGAAGAGTATATACGCGAAGTTTTGGTAAGTAAAATAGGCACTAAACGCATCATCATTGGTTATGATCACCATTTTGGAAAAGACCGTAAGGGGTCGTTGGTTGATTTGCTAAAATATGCCGAACAATATCATTATACGGTACAGGAAATACCGGAACAAGACATCAACGATGTCGCAGTTTCTTCTACAAAAATAAGAGAAGCGCTTATTATTGGTGCAATTGCCACCGCTAATAAATACTTAGGTTACCCCTTCCATATCACGGGAAAAGTAGTTAAAGGTCAACAATTAGGCCGTACAATCGGTTTTCCTACGGCCAATATTGAAGTAGCGGAAACTTATAAGCTGATACCTGCATACGGAATTTACGCGGTTGAAGCAAACGTTTTGGAACAAGAAGAAATGACCACTGGCGACTATAAGCCAGCCGTAAAAGGCCCATTGCTAAAAGGTATGGGCTATATTGGCACCCGTCCAACGGTTAGAGGGGTTAACCGGAGCATCGAAATTAATTTTTTTGATCTCAATGAAGATTTGTATGGAAAAACATTACGCATCAAATTTTTACATTTTGTTCGTCATGACCATAGATTTGATAACGTAGAACAAATGACTCAGCAGTTAGCTGAAGATGAAAAAAAAATACGGATGCTCTTAAGTTAA
- a CDS encoding undecaprenyl-diphosphate phosphatase, whose translation MTLIETLVLAIVEGLTEFLPVSSTGHLIIATALLGIEPTAFVKLFTVAIQLGTILSVVILYYKRFFRSWSFYFKLFVAFLPAAFFGLLLSDVIDNMLESPMTVAVTLVIGGVILLFVDKWFNNPRIEDSDKISYFTALKIGLFQCLAMIPGMSRSGATIVGGMAQKLTRKAAAEFSFFLAVPTMFGATAKKLLDFYLDGYAFTQQEINVLVVGNIVGFVVAIIAIKSFIGYVTKYGFKAFGWYRIIVGGVIIVMLLSGHSLSVL comes from the coding sequence ATGACGTTGATTGAAACGCTCGTGTTAGCCATCGTAGAAGGTTTAACAGAGTTTTTACCTGTGTCCTCCACAGGCCATCTCATAATAGCTACAGCTTTACTAGGCATAGAACCCACTGCTTTTGTCAAATTATTTACGGTGGCTATTCAATTGGGCACCATACTATCGGTAGTAATTCTATATTACAAAAGGTTCTTTAGATCATGGTCTTTTTATTTTAAGTTATTTGTTGCTTTTCTACCAGCAGCATTTTTTGGATTGCTCTTAAGTGATGTTATTGACAACATGCTCGAGAGCCCTATGACAGTAGCCGTTACATTGGTTATTGGTGGCGTGATTTTGCTGTTTGTAGACAAGTGGTTTAACAATCCGAGAATCGAAGATTCTGATAAAATATCTTATTTTACCGCTTTAAAAATTGGCTTATTCCAATGTTTAGCTATGATTCCGGGAATGTCACGATCGGGAGCAACTATTGTAGGGGGTATGGCACAAAAGCTAACGAGGAAAGCGGCCGCAGAGTTTTCATTTTTTTTAGCGGTACCTACCATGTTCGGTGCAACCGCAAAAAAGCTTTTGGATTTCTATTTAGACGGCTATGCATTTACACAACAGGAGATCAATGTTTTGGTAGTTGGCAATATTGTTGGCTTCGTTGTAGCGATTATTGCCATTAAGAGCTTCATTGGCTATGTAACCAAATACGGATTTAAAGCCTTTGGGTGGTACAGAATTATTGTTGGAGGAGTGATTATCGTGATGCTACTAAGTGGCCACAGTCTATCTGTGCTGTAA
- a CDS encoding DUF2157 domain-containing protein, whose translation MKLNVDRHEQETIKNAIDHWHQENLIDDNTARRLHASYEVKGFDWRRLAQYSFWIALSCIVLAFLSLFIDQQVLDLVSRLYQTPNIVISAFCAILATLFYYLGSYNKKRHPEKLFSNESLMVLGVFATATSIGYLGKIIEKENGAYSLLFFVSIVIYTLLALKLHSKTIWAFMLIALGIWFAMETAYHSNWGFKFWGMNYPLRFTLFGAMLTAFALFVQNKVNILRPFHQLSYITGVLYLFISLWLLSIFGNYDDLDKWAEVKQFHILYWGVLSTLVSLAFAWYGLKNKDVIAREFGITFLIINLYTRFFEYLWDNVNRAIFFSLLAMSFWIIGKKAEKIWSGTFLKK comes from the coding sequence ATGAAACTTAATGTTGACAGACATGAGCAAGAAACTATAAAAAACGCCATCGATCATTGGCACCAGGAAAACCTCATTGATGATAATACCGCCCGACGTTTACACGCGTCGTATGAGGTAAAAGGTTTTGATTGGCGACGGCTAGCACAATATTCCTTTTGGATAGCATTATCCTGTATTGTTTTGGCTTTTCTATCCTTGTTTATTGATCAGCAAGTTTTAGATTTGGTTTCCCGACTGTATCAAACCCCTAACATTGTTATCAGTGCGTTCTGTGCTATTTTAGCAACGCTATTTTATTATCTTGGTTCTTATAATAAGAAGAGACATCCAGAAAAATTATTCAGTAATGAAAGCCTAATGGTACTCGGTGTATTTGCTACAGCTACCAGCATAGGCTACTTAGGCAAGATTATCGAAAAAGAAAATGGCGCTTATTCCCTTTTATTTTTTGTGTCCATTGTAATTTATACCCTATTGGCATTAAAACTGCACTCCAAAACTATCTGGGCCTTCATGTTAATTGCATTAGGTATTTGGTTTGCTATGGAAACAGCATATCACAGCAATTGGGGTTTTAAGTTCTGGGGGATGAATTACCCTCTTCGCTTTACGCTTTTCGGCGCTATGCTTACGGCTTTTGCCTTATTTGTACAAAATAAAGTCAATATTTTACGGCCTTTTCATCAACTGAGTTATATAACGGGTGTTTTATATCTATTTATATCATTATGGTTATTATCTATCTTTGGTAATTACGATGATTTAGATAAATGGGCAGAAGTTAAGCAATTTCACATTTTATATTGGGGTGTATTATCCACCTTGGTATCGCTCGCTTTTGCATGGTACGGCTTAAAAAACAAAGATGTCATTGCAAGGGAGTTCGGCATCACTTTTCTTATTATAAACCTTTATACCCGTTTTTTTGAGTATCTCTGGGATAATGTCAACAGAGCTATTTTCTTTTCTCTATTAGCTATGTCCTTTTGGATTATAGGAAAAAAAGCGGAGAAAATATGGAGCGGAACCTTTCTGAAAAAATAA
- the truB gene encoding tRNA pseudouridine(55) synthase TruB, which yields MEENNKKDRSYPTFDFVEGEVLLIDKPYEWTSFDVVNKIRNTLKPLKLKVGHAGTLDPLATGLLIVCTGKRTKTIDELQAQEKEYTGTFILGATTPSYDLETAPEQHFDTSALRASDLKEACKNFTGDITQYPPAHSAVKVKGERLYEKARRGEAVELKARNVRISLFELTRIALPEVDFRVICSKGTYIRSLANDFGKILNNGAYLSQLRRVRNGHFHIDNAYQIDDIVNHINELKKNSH from the coding sequence ATGGAAGAAAACAATAAAAAAGATCGATCTTATCCAACATTTGACTTTGTAGAAGGAGAAGTTTTGTTAATAGACAAACCCTATGAATGGACAAGTTTTGATGTGGTAAACAAAATAAGGAATACCCTAAAACCTCTTAAACTTAAGGTAGGACATGCCGGAACGTTGGATCCGCTGGCTACGGGATTGCTCATTGTTTGCACAGGAAAACGTACCAAAACAATAGACGAATTACAGGCACAGGAAAAAGAATATACAGGTACTTTTATACTGGGAGCAACGACCCCTTCCTATGATTTAGAGACTGCTCCAGAACAACATTTTGATACATCAGCACTTCGTGCATCCGATTTAAAGGAAGCTTGCAAAAATTTTACAGGTGACATTACACAATACCCTCCGGCACATTCTGCAGTTAAGGTAAAAGGAGAACGGCTCTACGAAAAAGCGCGCCGGGGCGAAGCAGTTGAACTAAAGGCAAGAAATGTACGAATCAGTCTGTTTGAACTGACAAGAATTGCGTTACCCGAAGTGGATTTCAGGGTGATCTGTAGTAAAGGCACCTATATACGCTCCTTGGCAAACGACTTTGGCAAAATATTGAATAATGGAGCCTATCTGAGTCAACTTAGGAGAGTTCGCAATGGACATTTTCACATTGACAATGCTTACCAAATTGACGATATTGTAAACCATATAAATGAATTAAAAAAAAATTCACACTAG